The Sphaerochaeta globosa str. Buddy region AGCGGGAAAACAGGGGGTGTGACCGTTACGATCGTCCTCCCGCTGAGAAGAGAATAATCAGGCCTTCATACCAGTGGTGGCAATACCTTCAACGAAGTACTTCTGAGCTGCAAAGAAGAGGACGATCGGGGGAGCGATCGAGATCAGGCTCATGGCCAGAATCTGGTTCCAGTTGAACTCGGTGGATATGTCCATCGTCATCCTCAAGCCCAGGGCAACGGGGTACTTTGCCACACTGCTGATGTAAATCAACACGTTCAAAAAATCATTCCATGTCCAGACAAACTGAAAGACGATGACTGAGAAAATGGCCGACTTGCACAGCGGCAACAAGAGGTCCTTGAGGATGATGAAGCTGTTGCAACCGTCAAGCTTTCCCGATTCATCCAATTCCAGGGGAAGGCCGCGGAAAAACTGAACCATCATGAAGTTGAAGAAGGGAAAGCATCCCAGCATCGCAGGAACGATGAACGGCAGGTACGAGTCAAGCCATCCCAGGTTGCGGAAGAAGATATACCGCGGAATAAGAATAACGGTAGCCGGCAGCATCATCGTCGAGAGCATGATGGTGAACAGTGTCTTCTTGAAAGGAAACTCAAAGCGTGCAAAACCGTAACCGATCAAGGTTGCACTGATGGCAGTAAAAATGACGGTGGG contains the following coding sequences:
- a CDS encoding carbohydrate ABC transporter permease; the encoded protein is MIKRKTPVAKFLSYFFLIVLAYIMTYPLLWMIGAAFKSNEEIFGTIGLLPKNPMFGAFTEGWKGSGQYGFSTFLYNTFLMVIPTVIFTAISATLIGYGFARFEFPFKKTLFTIMLSTMMLPATVILIPRYIFFRNLGWLDSYLPFIVPAMLGCFPFFNFMMVQFFRGLPLELDESGKLDGCNSFIILKDLLLPLCKSAIFSVIVFQFVWTWNDFLNVLIYISSVAKYPVALGLRMTMDISTEFNWNQILAMSLISIAPPIVLFFAAQKYFVEGIATTGMKA